The Capra hircus breed San Clemente chromosome 25, ASM170441v1, whole genome shotgun sequence genome has a window encoding:
- the MAPK8IP3 gene encoding C-Jun-amino-terminal kinase-interacting protein 3 isoform X12, translating to MMEIQMDEGGGVVVYQDDYCSGSVMSERVSGLAGSIYREFERLIHCYDEEVVKELMPLVVNVLENLDSVLSENQEHEVELELLREDNEQLLTQYEREKALRKQAEEKFIEFEDALEQEKKELQIQVEHYEFQTRQLELKAKNYADQISRLEERESEMKKEYNALHQRHTEMIQTYVEHIERSKMQQVGGNSQTEGSLPGRSRKERPTSLSVFPLADGSCPQDEMSESGQSSAAATPSTTGTKSNTPTSSVPSAAVTPLSEGLQPLGDYGGSKNSKRAREKRNSRNMEVQVTQEMRNVSIGMGSSDEWSDVQDIIDSTPELDMGREPRLDRTGSSPTQGIVNKAFGINTDSLYHELSTAGSEVIGDVDEGADLLGEFSVRDDFFGMGKEVGNLLLENSQLLETKNALNVVKNDLIAKVDQLSGEQEALKGDLEAARQAKLRLENRIKDLEEELRRVKSEAITAHREPKEEVEDVSSCLCTELDKIPMAQRRRFTRVEMARVLMERNQYKERLMELQEAVRWTEMIRASREHPSVQEKKKSTIWQFFSRLFSSSSSPPPAKRSYPSVNIHYKSPTTAGFSQRRNHGMCQSAAGSRPLEFFPDDDCTSSARREQKREQYRQVREHVRNDDGRLQACGWSLPAKYKQLSPNGGQEDTRMKNVPVPVYCRPLVEKDPTMKLWCAAGVNLSGWKLSEDGPGNGVKPTPGRDPLTCDREVEGEAKSNHSSPEKKKAKELPEADATSSRVWILTSTLTTSKVVVIDANQPGTVVDQFTVCNAHVLCISSIPAASDGDYPPGEIFLDSDVNPEDSGTDGVLAGITLVGCATRCNVPRSNCSSRGDTPVLDKSQGEVSAVANGKVNPAPSTEEATEATEVPDAGPSEAEAAAVRPGPLTEHVFTDPAPTPPPSAQPDSENGPEADVSGVQPEPEPSGDPAGSTSAAPTMWLGAQNGWLYVHSAVASWKKCLHSIKLKDSVLSLVHVKGRVLVALADGTLAIFHRGEDGQWDLSNYHLMDLGHPHHSIRCMAVVHDRVWCGYKNKVHVIQPKTMQIEKSFDAHPRRESQVRQLAWIGDGVWVSIRLDSTLRLYHAHTHQHLQDVDIEPYVSKMLGTGKLGFSFVRITALLIAGNRLWVGTGNGVVISIPLTETVVLHRGQLLGLRANKTSPTSGEGARPGGVIHVYGDDSSDRAASSFIPYCSMAQAQLCFHGHRDAVKFFVSVPGNVLATLNGSVLDSPSEGPGPAAPAADAEAQKLKNVLVLSGGEGYIDFRIGDGEDDEPEEGVGDVSQVKPVLSKAERSHIIVWQVSYTPE from the exons AAATTTATTGAGTTTGAAGATGCCTTGGAACAAGAGAAGAAAGAGCTGCAAATCCAGGTGGAACACTACGAGTTCCAGACCCGCCAGCTGGAACTGAAGGCCAAAAACTATGCAGATCAGA TTTCCCGGCTGGAGGAGCGGGAGTCGGAGATGAAGAAGGAGTACAACGCGCTGCACCAGCGGCACACGGAG ATGATCCAGACCTACGTGGAGCACATCGAGAGGTCCAAGATGCAGCAGGTCGGGGGAAACAGCCAGACGGAGGGCAGCCTGCCAGGGCGGAG CAGGAAGGAGCGCCCCACGTCCCTGAGTGTCTTCCCCCTGGCCGATGGCTCG TGTCCACAGGACGAGATGTCCGAGTCGGGCCAGTCCTCAGCAGCGGCCACGCCCAGCACCACGGGCACCAAGTCCAACACGCCCACATCCTCCGTGCCCTCGGCCGCAGTCACGCCCCTCAGCGAGGGCCTGCAGCCACTGGGCGACTACGGCGGCTCCAAGAACAGCAAGCGGGCACGGGAGAAGCGCAACAGCCGCAACATGGAGGTGCAGGTCACACAGGAGATGCGCAATGTCAGCATAG GCATGGGCAGCAGTGACGAGTGGTCTGACGTTCAGGACATCATCGACTCCACCCCAGAGCTGGACATGGGCCGGGAGCCTCGCCTGGACCGCACGGGCAGCAG CCCGACCCAGGGAATCGTGAACAAGGCTTTCGGCATCAACACCGACTCCCTGTACCACGAGCTGTCGACGGCGGGCTCCGAGGTCATCGGAGACGTGGACGAAGGGGCCGACCTGCTAG GGGAGTTCTCAG TGCGTGATGATTTTTTTG GAATGGGCAAGGAAGTGGGGAATCTGCTGCTGGAGAACTCACAGCTTCTAGAAACCAA aAACGCTCTGAACGTGGTGAAAAACGACCTCATCGCCAAGGTGGACCAGCTGTCGGGGGAGCAGGAGGCGCTGAAGGGGGACTTGGAGGCCGCCAGGCAGGCCAAGCTCAGACTGGAGAACCGCATCAaagacctggaggaggagctgaggaG AGTGAAGTCGGAGGCCATCACTGCCCACCGTGAACCCAAAGAAGAGGTGGAGGATGTAAGCAGCTGTCTCTGTACAGAATTG GACAAAATCCCCATGGCGCAGCGCCGCCGCTTCACGCGAGTGGAGATGGCCCGCGTGCTCATGGAGCGCAACCAGTACAAAGAGCGGCTGATGGAGCTACAGGAGGCCGTGCGGTGGACTGAGATGATCAG AGCATCCCGCGAGCACCCGTCTGTCCAGGAGAAGAAGAAGTCCACCATCTGGCAGTT CTTCAGCCGCCTCTTCAGCTCCTCGTCCAGCCCGCCTCCGGCCAAACGGTCTTACCCCTCTGTGAACATCCATTACAAGTCACCCACCACAGCCGGCTTCAGCCAGCGCCGCAACCACGGCATGTGCCAGAGCGCAGCGGGCAGCCGGCCCCTGGAGTTCTTCCCAGATGA CGACTGCACGTCGTCCGCGCGGCGGGAGCAGAAGCGCGAGCAGTACCGCCAGGTGCGCGAGCACGTGCGCAATGACGACGGGCGGCTACAGGCCTGCGGCTGGAGTCTGCCGGCCAAGTACAAGCAG CTGAGTCCCAACGGCGGCCAGGAGGACACCCGCATGAAGAATGTGCCGGTCCCTGTGTACTGCCGCCCGCTGGTGGAGAAGGACCCGACCATGAAG CTGTGGTGTGCCGCGGGCGTCAACTTGAGCGGCTGGAAGCTGAGTGAGGACGGCCCTGGAAATGGAGTCAAGCCCACTCCGGGCCGCGACCCTCTGACCTGCGACCGGGAAGTGGAAGGAGAGGCCAAGAGCAACCACTCGTCCCCCGAGAAGAAGAAG GCCAAGGAGCTCCCCGAGGCGGATGCCACCTCCAGCCGCGTGTGGATCCTCACCAGCACGCTGACCACCAGCAAAGTGGTGGTCATCGACGCCAACCAGCCGGGCACCGTCGTGGACCAGTTCACCGTGTGCAATGCCCACGTGCTCTGCATCTCCAGCATCCCTG CCGCCAGCGACGGCgactaccctccaggcgagatcttCCTGGACAGCGACGTGAACCCCGAGGACTCAGGCACGGATGGGGTGCTGGCGGGCATCACGCTGGTGGGCTGTGCCACGCGCTGCAACGTACCACGCAGCAACTGCTCCTCCCGGGGGGACACCCCGGTGCTGGACAAGAGCCAGG GGGAGGTGTCGGCTGTCGCCAATGGGAAGGTCAATCCGGCTCCATCCACGGAGGAGGCCACGGAGGCCACAGAGGTGCCAGATGCAGGACCCAGCGAGGCAGAGGCAGCCGCTGTGCGGCCCGGGCCCCTCACGGAGCATGTCTTTACGGAcccggcccccaccccgcccccgagCGCCCAGCCTGACAG TGAGAACGGGCCAGAGGCTGATGTGAGCGGTGTGCAGCCCGAGCCGGAGCCCAGCGGGGACCCCGCCGGCAGCACCAGTGCCGCGCCCACCATGTGGCTGGGAGCCCAGAATGGCTG GCTCTATGTGCACTCAGCTGTGGCCAGCTGGAAGAAGTGTCTGCACTCCATCAAGCTGAAGGACTCGGTGCTGAGCCTGGT GCATGTGAAGGGGCGCGTGCTGGTGGCTCTGGCCGATGGGACCCTGGCCATCTTCCACCGGGGTGAAG ACGGCCAGTGGGACCTGAGCAACTACCACCTGATGGACCTGGGCCACCCGCACCACTCCATCCGCTGCATGGCTGTCGTGCACGACCGCGTCTGGTGTGGCTACAAGAACAAGGTGCACGTCATCCAGCCCAAGACCATGCAGATCGAG AAGTCGTTTGATGCCCACCCACGGCGGGAGAGCCAGGTGCGGCAGCTGGCATGGATCGGCGACGGGGTCTGGGTGTCCATCCGCCTGGACTCCACACTGCGGCTCTACCACGCCCACACCCACCAGCACCTGCAGGACGTGGACATCGAGCCCTACGTCAGCAAGATGCTGG GCACGGGAAAGCTGGGCTTCTCCTTCGTGCGCATCACGGCCCTGCTCATCGCGGGCAACCGCCTCTGGGTGGGCACCGGCAATGGAGTCGTCATCTCCATCCCCCTGACTGAGA CCGTGGTCCTGCACCGAGGCCAGCTCCTGGGGCTGCGAG CCAACAAGACATCCCCCACGTCGGGAGAGGGGGCCCGCCCCGGCGGCGTCATCCACGTGTACGGGGATGACAGCAGCGACCGGGCAGCCAGCAGCTTCATCCCCTACTGCTCCATGGCGCAGGCGCAGCTCTGCTTCCACGGCCACCGGGACGCCGTCAAATTCTTCGTCTCTGTGCCAG GGAATGTGCTGGCCACCCTGAATGGCAGCGTGCTTGACAGCCCCTCCGAGGGCCCCGGGCCCGCCGCTCCTGCCGCAGATGCCGAGGCCCAGAAGCTGAAGAACGTGCTGGTGCTGAGCGGCGGGGAGGGCTACATCGACTTCCGCATCG GCGACGGCGAGGACGACGAGCCGGAGGAGGGCGTGGGGGACGTCAGCCAGGTGAAGCCGGTGCTGTCCAAGGCCGAGCGCAGCCACATCATCGTGTGGCAGGTGTCCTACACCCCCGAGTGA
- the MAPK8IP3 gene encoding C-Jun-amino-terminal kinase-interacting protein 3 isoform X2, with the protein MMEIQMDEGGGVVVYQDDYCSGSVMSERVSGLAGSIYREFERLIHCYDEEVVKELMPLVVNVLENLDSVLSENQEHEVELELLREDNEQLLTQYEREKALRKQAEEKFIEFEDALEQEKKELQIQVEHYEFQTRQLELKAKNYADQISRLEERESEMKKEYNALHQRHTEMIQTYVEHIERSKMQQVGGNSQTEGSLPGRSPRQSWRRRKERPTSLSVFPLADGSVRAQIGGKPAPAGDHWHLSDLGQLQLSSSYQCPQDEMSESGQSSAAATPSTTGTKSNTPTSSVPSAAVTPLSEGLQPLGDYGGSKNSKRAREKRNSRNMEVQVTQEMRNVSIGMGSSDEWSDVQDIIDSTPELDMGREPRLDRTGSSPTQGIVNKAFGINTDSLYHELSTAGSEVIGDVDEGADLLGEFSVRDDFFGMGKEVGNLLLENSQLLETKNALNVVKNDLIAKVDQLSGEQEALKGDLEAARQAKLRLENRIKDLEEELRRVKSEAITAHREPKEEVEDVSSCLCTELDKIPMAQRRRFTRVEMARVLMERNQYKERLMELQEAVRWTEMIRASREHPSVQEKKKSTIWQFFSRLFSSSSSPPPAKRSYPSVNIHYKSPTTAGFSQRRNHGMCQSAAGSRPLEFFPDDDCTSSARREQKREQYRQVREHVRNDDGRLQACGWSLPAKYKQLSPNGGQEDTRMKNVPVPVYCRPLVEKDPTMKLWCAAGVNLSGWKLSEDGPGNGVKPTPGRDPLTCDREVEGEAKSNHSSPEKKKAKELPEADATSSRVWILTSTLTTSKVVVIDANQPGTVVDQFTVCNAHVLCISSIPAASDGDYPPGEIFLDSDVNPEDSGTDGVLAGITLVGCATRCNVPRSNCSSRGDTPVLDKSQGEVSAVANGKVNPAPSTEEATEATEVPDAGPSEAEAAAVRPGPLTEHVFTDPAPTPPPSAQPDSENGPEADVSGVQPEPEPSGDPAGSTSAAPTMWLGAQNGWLYVHSAVASWKKCLHSIKLKDSVLSLVHVKGRVLVALADGTLAIFHRGEDGQWDLSNYHLMDLGHPHHSIRCMAVVHDRVWCGYKNKVHVIQPKTMQIEKSFDAHPRRESQVRQLAWIGDGVWVSIRLDSTLRLYHAHTHQHLQDVDIEPYVSKMLGTGKLGFSFVRITALLIAGNRLWVGTGNGVVISIPLTETVVLHRGQLLGLRANKTSPTSGEGARPGGVIHVYGDDSSDRAASSFIPYCSMAQAQLCFHGHRDAVKFFVSVPGNVLATLNGSVLDSPSEGPGPAAPAADAEAQKLKNVLVLSGGEGYIDFRIGDGEDDEPEEGVGDVSQVKPVLSKAERSHIIVWQVSYTPE; encoded by the exons AAATTTATTGAGTTTGAAGATGCCTTGGAACAAGAGAAGAAAGAGCTGCAAATCCAGGTGGAACACTACGAGTTCCAGACCCGCCAGCTGGAACTGAAGGCCAAAAACTATGCAGATCAGA TTTCCCGGCTGGAGGAGCGGGAGTCGGAGATGAAGAAGGAGTACAACGCGCTGCACCAGCGGCACACGGAG ATGATCCAGACCTACGTGGAGCACATCGAGAGGTCCAAGATGCAGCAGGTCGGGGGAAACAGCCAGACGGAGGGCAGCCTGCCAGGGCGGAG TCCTCGCCAGTCTTGGAGGAGAAG GAAGGAGCGCCCCACGTCCCTGAGTGTCTTCCCCCTGGCCGATGGCTCGGTACGTGCACAGATAGGGGGCAAGCCCGCGCCTGCGGGGGACCACTGGCACCTGAGTGACCTCGGCCAGCTGCAGCTCAGCTCCAGCTACCAG TGTCCACAGGACGAGATGTCCGAGTCGGGCCAGTCCTCAGCAGCGGCCACGCCCAGCACCACGGGCACCAAGTCCAACACGCCCACATCCTCCGTGCCCTCGGCCGCAGTCACGCCCCTCAGCGAGGGCCTGCAGCCACTGGGCGACTACGGCGGCTCCAAGAACAGCAAGCGGGCACGGGAGAAGCGCAACAGCCGCAACATGGAGGTGCAGGTCACACAGGAGATGCGCAATGTCAGCATAG GCATGGGCAGCAGTGACGAGTGGTCTGACGTTCAGGACATCATCGACTCCACCCCAGAGCTGGACATGGGCCGGGAGCCTCGCCTGGACCGCACGGGCAGCAG CCCGACCCAGGGAATCGTGAACAAGGCTTTCGGCATCAACACCGACTCCCTGTACCACGAGCTGTCGACGGCGGGCTCCGAGGTCATCGGAGACGTGGACGAAGGGGCCGACCTGCTAG GGGAGTTCTCAG TGCGTGATGATTTTTTTG GAATGGGCAAGGAAGTGGGGAATCTGCTGCTGGAGAACTCACAGCTTCTAGAAACCAA aAACGCTCTGAACGTGGTGAAAAACGACCTCATCGCCAAGGTGGACCAGCTGTCGGGGGAGCAGGAGGCGCTGAAGGGGGACTTGGAGGCCGCCAGGCAGGCCAAGCTCAGACTGGAGAACCGCATCAaagacctggaggaggagctgaggaG AGTGAAGTCGGAGGCCATCACTGCCCACCGTGAACCCAAAGAAGAGGTGGAGGATGTAAGCAGCTGTCTCTGTACAGAATTG GACAAAATCCCCATGGCGCAGCGCCGCCGCTTCACGCGAGTGGAGATGGCCCGCGTGCTCATGGAGCGCAACCAGTACAAAGAGCGGCTGATGGAGCTACAGGAGGCCGTGCGGTGGACTGAGATGATCAG AGCATCCCGCGAGCACCCGTCTGTCCAGGAGAAGAAGAAGTCCACCATCTGGCAGTT CTTCAGCCGCCTCTTCAGCTCCTCGTCCAGCCCGCCTCCGGCCAAACGGTCTTACCCCTCTGTGAACATCCATTACAAGTCACCCACCACAGCCGGCTTCAGCCAGCGCCGCAACCACGGCATGTGCCAGAGCGCAGCGGGCAGCCGGCCCCTGGAGTTCTTCCCAGATGA CGACTGCACGTCGTCCGCGCGGCGGGAGCAGAAGCGCGAGCAGTACCGCCAGGTGCGCGAGCACGTGCGCAATGACGACGGGCGGCTACAGGCCTGCGGCTGGAGTCTGCCGGCCAAGTACAAGCAG CTGAGTCCCAACGGCGGCCAGGAGGACACCCGCATGAAGAATGTGCCGGTCCCTGTGTACTGCCGCCCGCTGGTGGAGAAGGACCCGACCATGAAG CTGTGGTGTGCCGCGGGCGTCAACTTGAGCGGCTGGAAGCTGAGTGAGGACGGCCCTGGAAATGGAGTCAAGCCCACTCCGGGCCGCGACCCTCTGACCTGCGACCGGGAAGTGGAAGGAGAGGCCAAGAGCAACCACTCGTCCCCCGAGAAGAAGAAG GCCAAGGAGCTCCCCGAGGCGGATGCCACCTCCAGCCGCGTGTGGATCCTCACCAGCACGCTGACCACCAGCAAAGTGGTGGTCATCGACGCCAACCAGCCGGGCACCGTCGTGGACCAGTTCACCGTGTGCAATGCCCACGTGCTCTGCATCTCCAGCATCCCTG CCGCCAGCGACGGCgactaccctccaggcgagatcttCCTGGACAGCGACGTGAACCCCGAGGACTCAGGCACGGATGGGGTGCTGGCGGGCATCACGCTGGTGGGCTGTGCCACGCGCTGCAACGTACCACGCAGCAACTGCTCCTCCCGGGGGGACACCCCGGTGCTGGACAAGAGCCAGG GGGAGGTGTCGGCTGTCGCCAATGGGAAGGTCAATCCGGCTCCATCCACGGAGGAGGCCACGGAGGCCACAGAGGTGCCAGATGCAGGACCCAGCGAGGCAGAGGCAGCCGCTGTGCGGCCCGGGCCCCTCACGGAGCATGTCTTTACGGAcccggcccccaccccgcccccgagCGCCCAGCCTGACAG TGAGAACGGGCCAGAGGCTGATGTGAGCGGTGTGCAGCCCGAGCCGGAGCCCAGCGGGGACCCCGCCGGCAGCACCAGTGCCGCGCCCACCATGTGGCTGGGAGCCCAGAATGGCTG GCTCTATGTGCACTCAGCTGTGGCCAGCTGGAAGAAGTGTCTGCACTCCATCAAGCTGAAGGACTCGGTGCTGAGCCTGGT GCATGTGAAGGGGCGCGTGCTGGTGGCTCTGGCCGATGGGACCCTGGCCATCTTCCACCGGGGTGAAG ACGGCCAGTGGGACCTGAGCAACTACCACCTGATGGACCTGGGCCACCCGCACCACTCCATCCGCTGCATGGCTGTCGTGCACGACCGCGTCTGGTGTGGCTACAAGAACAAGGTGCACGTCATCCAGCCCAAGACCATGCAGATCGAG AAGTCGTTTGATGCCCACCCACGGCGGGAGAGCCAGGTGCGGCAGCTGGCATGGATCGGCGACGGGGTCTGGGTGTCCATCCGCCTGGACTCCACACTGCGGCTCTACCACGCCCACACCCACCAGCACCTGCAGGACGTGGACATCGAGCCCTACGTCAGCAAGATGCTGG GCACGGGAAAGCTGGGCTTCTCCTTCGTGCGCATCACGGCCCTGCTCATCGCGGGCAACCGCCTCTGGGTGGGCACCGGCAATGGAGTCGTCATCTCCATCCCCCTGACTGAGA CCGTGGTCCTGCACCGAGGCCAGCTCCTGGGGCTGCGAG CCAACAAGACATCCCCCACGTCGGGAGAGGGGGCCCGCCCCGGCGGCGTCATCCACGTGTACGGGGATGACAGCAGCGACCGGGCAGCCAGCAGCTTCATCCCCTACTGCTCCATGGCGCAGGCGCAGCTCTGCTTCCACGGCCACCGGGACGCCGTCAAATTCTTCGTCTCTGTGCCAG GGAATGTGCTGGCCACCCTGAATGGCAGCGTGCTTGACAGCCCCTCCGAGGGCCCCGGGCCCGCCGCTCCTGCCGCAGATGCCGAGGCCCAGAAGCTGAAGAACGTGCTGGTGCTGAGCGGCGGGGAGGGCTACATCGACTTCCGCATCG GCGACGGCGAGGACGACGAGCCGGAGGAGGGCGTGGGGGACGTCAGCCAGGTGAAGCCGGTGCTGTCCAAGGCCGAGCGCAGCCACATCATCGTGTGGCAGGTGTCCTACACCCCCGAGTGA